A genomic region of Terriglobales bacterium contains the following coding sequences:
- the panB gene encoding 3-methyl-2-oxobutanoate hydroxymethyltransferase, translated as MSHTSGDFRSKTTVASIQEKKQRRERITCLTAYDYATARIVDEAGIDMVLVGDSLAQVVLGYDNTLPVTMDEMLHHTRAVRRAVKRALLIADMPYASYHVGGREALHNAARFMKEGGAEAVKIEGGEKRADLIERLGGAEIPVMGHIGLTPQSVHRMGGYKVQGKTLAAVESLMRDAAALERAGVFAIVLEGIPREVAAMITAEVSVPTIGIGAGPECDGQVLVINDILGLTFTTPAKFVRQYGDAATLVRNAVAGFRDDVLSGAYPSEEESYHLPAETREALAVIAERKHRVRHRAVR; from the coding sequence GTGAGCCACACTTCGGGCGATTTCCGCTCCAAAACCACAGTTGCCAGCATTCAGGAAAAGAAGCAGCGGCGCGAGCGCATCACGTGCCTGACCGCGTACGACTACGCCACGGCGCGCATCGTGGACGAAGCCGGCATCGACATGGTGCTGGTGGGCGATTCGCTCGCCCAGGTGGTGCTCGGCTACGACAACACGCTGCCGGTCACGATGGACGAGATGCTGCACCACACCCGCGCCGTCCGGCGGGCGGTGAAGCGCGCTTTGCTCATCGCCGACATGCCTTACGCCTCGTACCACGTGGGCGGACGCGAGGCGCTGCACAACGCCGCGCGCTTCATGAAGGAAGGCGGCGCCGAGGCGGTGAAGATCGAGGGCGGTGAAAAGCGCGCGGACCTGATCGAGCGTCTGGGCGGCGCCGAAATTCCCGTCATGGGACACATCGGTCTGACGCCGCAATCGGTGCATCGCATGGGCGGCTACAAGGTGCAGGGCAAGACGCTGGCCGCGGTCGAAAGCCTGATGCGCGATGCCGCCGCGCTGGAGCGCGCCGGCGTCTTCGCCATCGTGCTGGAAGGGATTCCGCGCGAGGTGGCGGCCATGATCACGGCGGAAGTCTCTGTTCCGACGATCGGCATCGGCGCCGGGCCCGAGTGCGATGGACAGGTGCTGGTGATCAACGACATTCTCGGGCTCACCTTCACCACGCCGGCAAAGTTCGTCCGCCAGTACGGCGACGCCGCCACGCTGGTGCGCAACGCCGTCGCCGGTTTCCGTGACGACGTGTTGAGCGGGGCTTATCCCAGCGAGGAAGAGTCGTATCACCTGCCGGCCGAGACGCGCGAAGCGCTTGCCGTGATCGCCGAGAGGAAGCATCGAGTGCGGCATCGGGCGGTGCGATAG
- a CDS encoding DNA-3-methyladenine glycosylase has protein sequence MPRDIKSAASPRLRVEPSVVPRAFYDRDTRRVARALLGKVLVRRAGRRLLTGRIVETEAYLGAEDAAAHSAPGPTARNRVIFGPPGHAYVYFIYGNHYCLNVNCLPEGEAGCVLIRALEPLAGLEHMARNRGLALDRRRLERKALETGAPRLLRQLTTGPGRLCEAFAITRQRDNGKDVTSPRSDLTIADDGVRPRRILTTPRIGITKSADEMLRYVIEGNPFVSGPVFRTKK, from the coding sequence GTGCCACGAGACATAAAAAGCGCCGCGTCTCCGCGCCTCCGCGTTGAACCGAGCGTTGTTCCCCGCGCCTTCTACGACCGCGACACGCGCCGGGTTGCCCGCGCGCTGCTCGGCAAAGTTCTGGTCAGGCGCGCAGGACGCCGCCTGCTCACCGGACGCATCGTGGAAACCGAAGCCTACCTCGGCGCCGAAGACGCGGCAGCACACTCCGCTCCCGGCCCGACCGCGCGCAACCGCGTGATCTTCGGTCCGCCGGGACACGCCTACGTCTACTTCATCTACGGCAACCACTACTGCCTGAACGTGAACTGCCTGCCGGAGGGCGAGGCGGGATGCGTTTTGATCCGCGCGCTCGAGCCGCTCGCGGGCCTGGAGCACATGGCGCGCAACCGCGGCCTCGCGCTTGATCGCCGCAGGCTCGAACGCAAAGCGCTCGAAACCGGCGCGCCCCGCCTGCTTCGCCAGCTCACCACCGGCCCGGGACGCCTGTGCGAAGCCTTCGCCATCACCCGCCAGCGCGACAACGGCAAAGACGTGACCAGCCCCCGCTCGGACCTGACCATCGCCGACGACGGCGTCCGGCCGCGGCGCATCCTGACAACGCCGCGCATCGGCATCACGAAATCCGCGGATGAGATGCTGCGGTACGTGATCGAGGGGAATCCGTTCGTCTCCGGTCCCGTTTTCAGGACAAAAAAATAA
- a CDS encoding metallophosphoesterase: MLICAVLLLGGAWAQHENKDRDKDRGRRGAGDGRALVVAQISDTHIGLAKAPNAPEQLRRVVEMVNQRRPDVVLVTGDIGERPDAWRQAREILGRLQAPVKYIPGNHDVNGRNEARYVQVFGANYYAFRMRNVTFFMLDSQLLGNYDRFEAHSPEPMSPEAAAAGDEMLEWLKNQKAPAGDAVIVVQHIPSDRGGNQAPDPKPYWTTQEPYRGRELEIMKRLGVQHEIAGHWHKQVLFDAGGIHYHVAPATSWAVAGPLGFAMHTITPEGDVRSEFVPLQ; the protein is encoded by the coding sequence ATGCTGATTTGCGCCGTGCTGTTGCTGGGCGGCGCGTGGGCGCAACATGAAAACAAAGACAGGGACAAAGACCGCGGACGGCGCGGCGCCGGCGATGGCCGTGCCCTGGTGGTGGCGCAGATCAGCGACACGCACATCGGCCTGGCGAAGGCGCCCAACGCGCCCGAGCAACTGCGCCGCGTGGTCGAGATGGTGAACCAGCGGCGTCCGGACGTGGTGCTGGTGACCGGCGACATTGGCGAGCGGCCGGATGCGTGGCGCCAGGCGCGGGAGATTCTCGGCAGGCTGCAAGCGCCGGTCAAATACATCCCCGGCAACCATGACGTGAACGGGCGGAACGAGGCGCGATACGTCCAGGTCTTCGGGGCGAACTACTATGCGTTCCGCATGCGCAACGTGACCTTCTTCATGCTCGATTCGCAGTTGCTCGGCAACTACGACCGCTTTGAGGCGCACTCGCCCGAGCCGATGTCGCCGGAAGCGGCGGCGGCGGGCGACGAGATGCTGGAGTGGCTCAAGAACCAGAAGGCGCCGGCGGGGGACGCCGTCATCGTGGTGCAGCACATTCCGTCGGACCGCGGCGGCAATCAGGCGCCGGATCCCAAGCCCTATTGGACGACGCAGGAGCCGTATCGCGGGCGTGAACTGGAGATCATGAAGCGGCTCGGCGTGCAGCACGAGATCGCCGGGCATTGGCACAAGCAAGTTCTGTTTGACGCGGGCGGCATTCACTATCACGTCGCGCCGGCCACGAGCTGGGCCGTGGCGGGGCCGCTTGGTTTCGCGATGCACACGATCACGCCGGAGGGGGACGTGAGGTCGGAGTTTGTGCCGCTGCAGTAG
- the panC gene encoding pantoate--beta-alanine ligase: MNIYRTIDEMRAAVKAARGAGRHRLGLVPTMGALHGGHLSLVRAARAECDWVAASIFVNPLQFGPTEDLARYPRPFERDRELLEAEQIDALFAPSAEEMYPGNEAAYVEVRDMSERLDGRSRPGHFRGVTTVVAKLFHIIPADRAYFGQKDAAQVAIIRRMARDLNFDVEIRVCPIVREADGVAMSSRNAYLNPEQRKAATALYRALARVQRARDLGEQNSAALLAAAKSVLAEEPLVKIDYVEIVHPETLEPLDHARGALIAVAAWVGETRLIDNLLLA; encoded by the coding sequence ATGAACATCTATCGCACGATTGACGAGATGCGCGCGGCGGTGAAGGCGGCGCGCGGCGCGGGGCGGCATCGGCTGGGGCTGGTGCCGACCATGGGGGCGCTGCACGGCGGACATCTTTCCCTGGTGCGCGCCGCGCGGGCGGAGTGCGACTGGGTGGCGGCGAGCATCTTCGTCAATCCGCTTCAGTTCGGGCCCACGGAAGATTTGGCGCGCTACCCGCGGCCGTTTGAGCGCGACCGCGAATTGCTCGAAGCGGAACAGATTGACGCGCTCTTCGCGCCCTCGGCCGAGGAGATGTATCCCGGCAACGAAGCGGCTTATGTGGAGGTGCGCGACATGAGCGAGCGGCTGGATGGCCGCTCGCGCCCCGGCCACTTTCGTGGCGTGACCACGGTGGTGGCGAAGCTGTTCCACATCATTCCCGCCGATCGCGCGTACTTCGGGCAAAAGGACGCCGCCCAGGTGGCAATCATTCGCCGCATGGCGCGCGACCTGAACTTCGACGTGGAGATCCGCGTGTGTCCCATCGTGCGCGAGGCCGACGGCGTGGCGATGAGCTCGCGCAATGCCTACCTGAATCCGGAACAGCGCAAGGCGGCCACGGCGCTGTACCGCGCGCTCGCCCGCGTGCAGCGCGCGCGCGACCTGGGCGAGCAGAACTCGGCCGCGCTGCTCGCGGCGGCGAAGTCAGTGCTCGCCGAGGAGCCGCTGGTCAAAATTGATTACGTCGAGATCGTGCATCCCGAAACGCTCGAGCCGCTCGACCACGCGCGCGGCGCGCTCATCGCGGTGGCGGCGTGGGTGGGCGAGACACGGCTGATCGACAATTTGTTGCTCGCCTAA